The Hymenobacter swuensis DY53 genome includes the window CTGAGCTCGGGCCGCGGCAACTTGGCCGAGACTGCTCACTAGCTCTACGCGGTCCTGCATCACCTTGACGCCCTGCGCCTGCGTCAACTGTCGGCCGAGTGGTTGCCTGGTGTCAGCCTTGCCCTGAATGAGCGCCTAGAGGGAGTGACTGCCCGCAGGTAACGAGGCCAGCCACGAATGCTTTTGCTCGACTTCCTGACATAAGGCCAACCAGTCCGAAGGCAGCAGGCCCCAGCCTCTTACCTGATCCTGCCGACCTATGGCAGCGCACTTATGCACAGTTGTATATATAATATTGTCTATTTTTTGCTTCATTACGTTCCCTAACAACCCTTGTTTCCAGAATACAGGAAATGATGGCCCACTACGGCTTAAATACCAACAGCATGGCCAAGCAGTTAGGCTACGCGGCAACCAGCAAGCTGCATGGCATCATGCAGGGCTCCGCCCCTTCCTTTGGCACGCTCAACGACATCCTGGAAAGGTGGCCGGACGTGGCGGCTGACTGGCTGGTGTTGGGCAAGGGACCAATGCTGCGCGGTGGCACGACGGCTGCAGCCCCGCAACCACAGGCCGCCCCGGTGGTAATGGACACGATGAACGAGCGGGGTGAGCAAAACACACTGTTTGTGCCGATTCCGGCCCAGGCAGGCTACACAATGCACCACCACGAGGCCGCGTACTATAAGCAACTCGATGCTTACCGCCTGCCGGGTTTCGAACACGGCGAGTTCCAGGCGTTTGAGGTTTCGGGCGACTCGATGGCCCCGACTATCAACCACCGCGATGTAGTAGTCTGCAGCCGGATGGCCGAGCTGCGGCTGCTGGAGCCGGGTGAGGTATACATAGTGGCAACGGCGGCCTCGGTGATGCTCAAACGCATCCGGACGCGGGTGCGGGCCACGGATACGGAAGTGACCCTGTTCTCGGACAACGCCAACCGGCCGCCCTATGAGATGGAAACCCGGGACGTGCGGGAACTATGGCGGGTGCAGGGCTACGTGTCGGGCTGCATCCCAAGCGCCCCCGACGTGACGGTGGAGCAGCTATGACAGGTGGTGGAAGCGCTGAGCCTGGACAAAAACGAAGTGCGGCGGCATCTGGTGGAAAACGCTCCCCCTGAGGCCCCCTCCAGAATTTAACATCTCTTCAAATTAAGCATATCTACCTGCTAAAAAGCAAGTTTCCGAGCATTCTGCAGTAGTGCTTAGAGCCCCGACAGGAGGCTGTTCTATTCACTACCGGAATGCCCGGAAACTTGCTCCTCGCGCTGCGTAAACAGAAGCAAAACAAGGCGAGAACATGCTTCATGTACCTGCTCGTCTATTTAGACGGGGTCCGGCTAGCCTGCTCTACCAGTGGGGAGTAGCGGTATCCTTGTCAAAGTAATCAGGTTAGCCCATTTTGCTACGCAGCTCCTTATAGCGGGAGCGGCCGATAGGCAGCAACTCGCCATTTTGGAGCAGCAGCTGGTAGCTGCTGCCTTCCTGCACGAGGATTTTTTCGACCTGCGCGAGGCAGACGATGTAGGACTTGTGGATGCGCTCGAAGGAGGCAGGCAGCAGCTGGGCCAGCTTTTCGAGAGACTTGTCGTGCAGCTCTTTTCTGCCGTTGTGCAGGTGCAGCTCGGTGTAAATGCCAGCTCCTTTGATGTAGCGCAGGTCTTTGATGTCAATCAATACCAAGCTACCCTGTTTCTTCACCGCGAGGAATTGGAGGGCGTTTTCGGACTTGCGAGCCGGCGAGGTGGGCGTGGTCAGGCGGGCGAAAGCCTGGGCGAGGCGTTCTTCGGTGAAGGGTTTAGGCACGAAATCGAGCACGCCGTGGGCGAAGGCGGTAATGGCTTTATCGGTGTTGGCCGAGACGATGATAGTATGAAAAGCCCCGGCCACCACGCTTTTCAGCAGATCGAAGCCGTCCTGGCCGTTCAGGTTCAGGTCGAGCAGCAGCAAGGCCGGCGGGGCGGTGGCCAGGGCGTGCAGGGCGGCGGGCAGGGCATCGCAGACGGTCAGGCTTTCGAGCCGGGCACCGAAGTAGTCGCGGGTCATGCGCTCCAGGCGCCGGGCAATGCGGGCCTCGTCTTCAACAAGCAGAATGTTCATGCGGCCGGGCCGATTTTGATGGACGTGAGCCAGCCTTCCGGCACGGCATGCGAATGGAATTCCCACCTACTGCCGAAGCTTTCCCGCAGGCGGGCTTCGATGTAGTGGAAGCCGGTGCCAGGCTGGCCGTCGCCGGCTTCGGGCTGTTGGTGGGCGCAGGTGAGCAGCGAGTAGTGCCGATGCTGGCCGGCGCGCTCAAAGCTAAGCCGGAACCGGATGCTGCCATCGGCCAGGGGCAGGCTGTGGGTGATACCGTTTTCGAGCACGGTGTGGAAGATGGCCGGCGGGATGAGGTCGGCGGGCTCGATGCCGGATGTTTCCAGCTCGTAGCGGATTTCCTTGCGAAACTGCATCACCCGCAAATGGTGACGGCAGAGCGCAATTTCCTGGCTCACGGGAATGAGCGTGGCCTCGGCAATGTCGTTGAGAATATCGAACTCCTGGGCCAGCGCATGGATGAAAACCGCGCCTTCCCGGGGCGAGTCCTCCACCCAGTCGAGCATGGAGGTGAGCGTGTTTTTGATGAAATGGGGCTGAATGTTTTTCTTGAGCAGCTCCAGCTTCAGGCGCGCCGACAGCAGTTGGGCGGCCTGGTGCTCGGTTTCCATGGCCCGCACCCGGATGGTGTGCAGGTAGAGCATGCACAGCACGAGCAGCATGTAGCCGATAAACAGACCGGAATCATAGAACAGGAAGTAATTGACCACCGCGCTGGCCAGCAGTCCGGCCAGCACCACGCCCGCTCCCCGGGCCTTCCGGATGATGGCCACCACCACCACCGCCACCGAGGCCAGCCACATGGTGTAGCTAAAGTACCTAGCCGTGAGGTCGTACTGATGCAGATGAAGGCCATAAATACTCAGGAGCACCGCCGCCATGCCCATGGCAAGCAGACCTTTTCGCGGGAGGTTAAACTGGATGGTGAAATACAGCGGCACCAGCAGGGAAATGGCGAACGTGAGCCAGCCAATAGCCTCCAGCCGCAGGTAAAACTGCGGATAGGGAATAGTGAGGTAGAACTTGATGTACTCCAGAATGAGCAGCGCGAAAAACAGAAAGCAGATGACGCTGAACACCAGCAGGGCGGGCTCCTTTCGGCGGCTGTTCAGCAGCAGAAACAGGTAGTAGATGGCCGCAATGAGGAAGGCGCCGGCCATCAGGTTCATGAACGACATGACGAGGAGCGGGCCTTGCAGCAGCCGCAGGTAGCCGTCGAGATGCACGTAGGTGCCGCGCTCATCCTCCGGCAGGTAGGCCTGGGTGCCGCGCAGGGCCACGAGGTGCCGGCCGGGCCGGGCCAGCGAATCCGGCACCAAATAGCAGCTGCTTTCCGTGCCGGGCACTTCGGCTGGCCGGCCGGTGGCCAGCTCGCCGTTCTGGCCGATACGGACGCCGTCCCAGTACACCTCGAACGCGCCGAACGCATTGACCTGCATGCCCAGCGGCGTGCGGGGGTTGCGTTGGTGCAGCGTGACCCAGGTGCGGACCCAGAATACGCGGGGGCCGGTAGGGCCGCGCTCCGGCTGCCAGTGGGAGTCGTCGTACGCCCGGACGGCCCAGCGTGGGTCGTCGCCGGGGCGGTACACGACGTCGGCCGGGGTGTAGCGCACTTCCGACTGGCAGGATGCCAGGGTGAGCAGCAGCAGACAAAAGTAAAGGAATCGGACCATGCGGTAAAGGTAGCAGGCGCCAAACAGCACTTTCCAGCCGTTTGCGAGGGCATAGAGCCGTTGGCATGAATTTGCTTCCGGGCCGCTCCGATTCCTCCTAACCTTGGGTCATGAAAACCTGGCTCTACCTCTGTTTATGGCTGCTCCTGACCGGGGCGGCCCAGGCTCAGCCCACCGTCGGCCCTGGCCGTACCCTGGCCGGCAAGGTGCAGGACCACGGCTCCGGCGCGCCCGTGCCCTTCGCCACCGTCAACGTGAAGGATGCTACCGATAAGCTACTGACCGGCGGCATTAGCGACGAGAACGGCGTGTTTCGGCTGGATGGCATTCCAGCGCAGGCTGTGACGGTGGAGTTCCGGTTCATCGGGTACCAGACGCTCAGCCAGGCGCTGGCGAAGGGCACGGGCCGGCTGGATGTGGGCACCGTGCGCCTGATGCCCGACGCCACCCAGCTGGGCGAGGTGACGGTGACGGGCGAGCGGCCGGCCATCAGCCTGCAGCTCGATAAGAAGGTGTTTGAGGTGGGTAAGGACGTGTTGTCGCAGAACGGCTCGGCCAACGACGTGCTGAACGGCGTGCCATCGGTGGCCGTCACGCCGGCAGGCGGGGTGAGTCTGCGCGGCAACCCTAACGTGACGGTGCTGGTGAACGGCCGCCGCTCGGGCCTGACGCAGAGTAACGCGCTGGACCAGATTCCGGCCGACCAGATAGAGCGGGTCGAAGTCATCACCAACCCCTCGGCCCGCTACGACGCGGCGGGCAGCGCCGGCATCATCAACATTGTGCTGAAGAAGAACCGGAAGGGCGGCCTGAGCGGACAAATCCGACTGGTGAGCGGTCTGCCCAACGACACGCGGGCAAATCCGAGTCTGAGCTATAAGTCCAGCAAATTCAACGTGTTTGCCACGGCCGCCCTGCGCCTGACTGACTACGTGGGCCGCTATAGCACCAATCAGCTAACCGGCCCGACCACCGACCAGACCCGCCTGCACCAGCAGCAACGCGAGAACCGCCACGACGACGGACGCCTGCTCTACTTCGGGTTTGACTACTACCTCAACGAGCACAACACCCTCACGGCCTCGTTCCTGAAAAACGCCACCCAGGACCACGACAAAACCACGCTGCAATACGACTACGCCAGCCGCACCCCCGACAGCAGCCTGGTGCGCACCGGCGAATCGTGGGAACGGCGCAGCTACCAGCAGCTGGATGTCAACTACACCCGGCTCTTCGCCCAGGCCGGCCGCAAGCTCACCGCCGACCTGCAATACGACTTCTGGAACAGCGCTAAAGACTGGGTGCTGGCCACGAGCAGCACCACTCCGGTGGTGCAGGCCCTGCCCGGCATCCGGACCAGCTCGGTGGGGGCCAGCCAGGATCTGGTGGTGCAGACCGACCTCGTGCAGCCCCTTAGTTCGCGGTACTTGCTGGAAGCCGGCCTTAAGCTCGAAAGCCGCCGGGTGAGCAGCGACTTCCTGGCCGAAGAGCAGTTGGGGCCAGACTGGGCCATCTTCCGGGGCATCAACAACCAGCTGCTTTACCAGGAGCTCATTCTCGGCGCGTATACCCAGCTGGGCAGCAAAACCAAAACCTTTTCCTACCTGCTGGGCCTGCGCACCGAGCTGACCCGCATCACGGTTCAGGACCGTGAAGGCACCTACAACAACCAGAAACGCTACGACCGCCTGTTCCCGACCCTCAACCTGAGCTACCAGTTTGGCGAGAGCACCACGGCCCGGCTCAACTACAGCAAGCGCATCAACCGGCCCGCGTTATGGATGCTCCACCCTTTCAACGAGCTTACGGATTTGAACGCGCAGTACGTAGGCAACCCCGACCTGAACCCGTCGTACGGCGACGTGGTGGAGCTGGGCCTGTTGCGCCACTGGAGCGCGGTTACGTTCAGTCCGGCAGTCTACTACCAGCGCAATACGGGCTTCATCCAGACGTATGTT containing:
- a CDS encoding S24 family peptidase produces the protein MAKQLGYAATSKLHGIMQGSAPSFGTLNDILERWPDVAADWLVLGKGPMLRGGTTAAAPQPQAAPVVMDTMNERGEQNTLFVPIPAQAGYTMHHHEAAYYKQLDAYRLPGFEHGEFQAFEVSGDSMAPTINHRDVVVCSRMAELRLLEPGEVYIVATAASVMLKRIRTRVRATDTEVTLFSDNANRPPYEMETRDVRELWRVQGYVSGCIPSAPDVTVEQL
- a CDS encoding LytR/AlgR family response regulator transcription factor, producing the protein MNILLVEDEARIARRLERMTRDYFGARLESLTVCDALPAALHALATAPPALLLLDLNLNGQDGFDLLKSVVAGAFHTIIVSANTDKAITAFAHGVLDFVPKPFTEERLAQAFARLTTPTSPARKSENALQFLAVKKQGSLVLIDIKDLRYIKGAGIYTELHLHNGRKELHDKSLEKLAQLLPASFERIHKSYIVCLAQVEKILVQEGSSYQLLLQNGELLPIGRSRYKELRSKMG
- a CDS encoding histidine kinase, with protein sequence MVRFLYFCLLLLTLASCQSEVRYTPADVVYRPGDDPRWAVRAYDDSHWQPERGPTGPRVFWVRTWVTLHQRNPRTPLGMQVNAFGAFEVYWDGVRIGQNGELATGRPAEVPGTESSCYLVPDSLARPGRHLVALRGTQAYLPEDERGTYVHLDGYLRLLQGPLLVMSFMNLMAGAFLIAAIYYLFLLLNSRRKEPALLVFSVICFLFFALLILEYIKFYLTIPYPQFYLRLEAIGWLTFAISLLVPLYFTIQFNLPRKGLLAMGMAAVLLSIYGLHLHQYDLTARYFSYTMWLASVAVVVVAIIRKARGAGVVLAGLLASAVVNYFLFYDSGLFIGYMLLVLCMLYLHTIRVRAMETEHQAAQLLSARLKLELLKKNIQPHFIKNTLTSMLDWVEDSPREGAVFIHALAQEFDILNDIAEATLIPVSQEIALCRHHLRVMQFRKEIRYELETSGIEPADLIPPAIFHTVLENGITHSLPLADGSIRFRLSFERAGQHRHYSLLTCAHQQPEAGDGQPGTGFHYIEARLRESFGSRWEFHSHAVPEGWLTSIKIGPAA
- a CDS encoding outer membrane beta-barrel family protein, translating into MKTWLYLCLWLLLTGAAQAQPTVGPGRTLAGKVQDHGSGAPVPFATVNVKDATDKLLTGGISDENGVFRLDGIPAQAVTVEFRFIGYQTLSQALAKGTGRLDVGTVRLMPDATQLGEVTVTGERPAISLQLDKKVFEVGKDVLSQNGSANDVLNGVPSVAVTPAGGVSLRGNPNVTVLVNGRRSGLTQSNALDQIPADQIERVEVITNPSARYDAAGSAGIINIVLKKNRKGGLSGQIRLVSGLPNDTRANPSLSYKSSKFNVFATAALRLTDYVGRYSTNQLTGPTTDQTRLHQQQRENRHDDGRLLYFGFDYYLNEHNTLTASFLKNATQDHDKTTLQYDYASRTPDSSLVRTGESWERRSYQQLDVNYTRLFAQAGRKLTADLQYDFWNSAKDWVLATSSTTPVVQALPGIRTSSVGASQDLVVQTDLVQPLSSRYLLEAGLKLESRRVSSDFLAEEQLGPDWAIFRGINNQLLYQELILGAYTQLGSKTKTFSYLLGLRTELTRITVQDREGTYNNQKRYDRLFPTLNLSYQFGESTTARLNYSKRINRPALWMLHPFNELTDLNAQYVGNPDLNPSYGDVVELGLLRHWSAVTFSPAVYYQRNTGFIQTYVSRDAAGTFISSPINLSREIRRGLELSVQYTPVPWLPLNAALNGYTFTQQGRYQERNLNFSGQVLTGRLSAQVKLPAKFGVQGRYNFTGVQRNAQTRTLAIHTLAMGLSKNLLRDKATLVLDATNVLNSDQQRTRTTGENYEFNQVSSPNAARYRLSFAYRFNLQDGQAVRQAKSSNRN